From Triticum aestivum cultivar Chinese Spring chromosome 4A, IWGSC CS RefSeq v2.1, whole genome shotgun sequence, a single genomic window includes:
- the LOC123088623 gene encoding uncharacterized protein, with the protein MALGGCGNEADGARANHEGSSTGQRQQHGGRPLVWEGNGTANRSGSGDQDANGSGSQRPWKGLKDNNLYDPWNHAWPYYGGFDCTYCSLKHKGGGATRVAEHLGGIVGNVRSCPNVPRNVRDAMRECRDESRRKQRDKQNSRLRIERNIMEGLYKKGGVVNVPDDDEEEIQMNIREALRDPNVSRRIERRIGKGGVGDVHVSVGKRSISAYFDRQLSSNKVSMQPKISSALDPNSRDALGLAKKSSSI; encoded by the exons ATGGCGCTCGGCGGCTGCGGCAACGAAGCTGATGGTGCACGAGCCAACCATGAAGGCAGTAGCACGGGGCAGCGACAGCAGCATGGAGGGCGTCCTCTTGTTTGGGAAG GTAATGGAACTGCAAATAGGAGTGGCAGCGGCGACCAGGATGCAAATGGAAGTGGTTCCCAAAGACCTTGGAAAG GACTTAAAGACAATAACTTATATGATCCTTGGAACCATGCATGGCCGTATTATGGGGGTTTTGATTGCACGTACTGCAGCCTAAAGCACAAAGGTGGAGGTGCAACCCGTGTCGCGGAGCATCTTGGTGGTATTGTAGGTAATGTGAGGAGCTGCCCCAATGTGCCAAGAAATGTGAGAGATGCAATGAGAGAGTGCCGGGATGAATCAAGGAGGAAGCAAAGAGACAAACAAAATAGCAGGCTGAGAATTGAAAGAAATATTATGGAAGGGTTGTATAAAAAAGGAGGGGTGGTTAACGTaccagatgatgatgaagaagaaattCAGATGAATATTAGAGAAGCATTGCGTGACCCGAATGTCTCTCGCAGAATTGAAAGGAGAATTGGCAAGGGGGGTGTGGGTGATGTGCATGTTTCTGTTGGTAAAAGGAGTATCAGCGCCTATTTTGACAGGCAATTATCTAGCAACAAAGTATCTATGCAGCCCAAGATCAGTAGTGCTTTGGATCCTAATTCAAGAGATGCACTTGGTCTAGCAAAGAAGTCGTCTTCTATATGA